A single genomic interval of Danio aesculapii chromosome 5, fDanAes4.1, whole genome shotgun sequence harbors:
- the LOC130229400 gene encoding uncharacterized protein LOC130229400 isoform X3, translated as MEDAVEEPEDESCTDAGNKSKILRLAEEQLQKQPVVVLERTPPRFKESYNSSECQDEPQFSKSPQCSPGRRMRAEKVKRNLSAADDGSEVHGCEEDHRENLNPESAAQEAASQSSSRCSPRQQTRAAKVKLDLALSEREQLDQSKTRSDSSAEDMSSTAIPDQMVSQDSEVMDADQCMEEEGFNLQHLQSLTSSEVNGQILLKRAVVSVSHEEVQRCLRVQAQSTAEESTASEDLQDTTPDRHHQVEENREGFEEQGSSSVTVSQEAEMEAHTPSVSAQQSITATRRRVLKPTPSLCRVAQSSRRPLNIQTIEASQNTSSLKDEVKLAPNENIKEEHRDCPEEEDTHTLSPEENSPHDVKDDLRTTADDSPSISSVGIPKTVDKPMTCNTDAPERRTELDASPAPMSEIADQISDQEEQDSEFESTESTINEMMTEMKRIIPVSFSSDETLCQFAKPTSSIEWEPQVTVSPQQTSEPNEDSAEKPDHQSPAIAQHCDLDQDKEPFSGDDKLVSSVVDLRECKQDEELRCPVPLLSSTQTPVPVVSAGTELRKQNNQVFSDASLVPFEPQSLDSSFSDHPTQHTNNFYDTDTLTFSVPAAENIQIPEKQDSAKQDGTEEQSSASENWSVPLDGNSKAEISNSSGVETGASDYQTEEPTFILTLYEIPTSELFSEGIGSEQDTLPYELQPAQVHTPSLFKGNSQSPSFAEEPSSASLQMASEEPEKPCESISHEDDPLVLISKYPEDASSQLISSQESSYDGVNSLISPSEMLSSNSATLTDVSKLDVIPTKTLETKAPAQRRNKLKIKPKLKPCVKAGPSRNVQLDPASSQSLPSSLAKAETETESKQKTSAQETIDPKIHSNSEDSELGAHPGHDNVVSIATVPISEDMTDEHPLRIEDGQMDQDLPAMHSTVMDVSKDKTGDGVHEGVSHIVLADTFMLSSGEMDSVFNELESPNESELQEEREKAVLEVNDQKEKIADDAGKQDTCQMTSTSQEKSKPFSRGKLPAKPKIPKQTSPYEDFSSQEQSDIGFNDPAKAQIISPEPLIKEELEERTEQEDVSEEELDARPAIMTLSTQDLTSFTSEKSLACSHSPSVEMKIEGGHEDVTHTVLSDIFVPVSNETQDDVNVVRGCSVQNVHQMGEEERLSYERVCHVVLTDILRSPRLTERPQVREEAQSSHVELSVSAERNRPAQGKDSPNSGERSHSTFPSTLKSEQDSTPKTECISETKLASTQCSVFTSSGLLPIGSEGCEEACGGVSRMVPADVLETLLNESTEQSLHKEASSAALQENAAKKSTSTERQVHTGPEEATASQSVSVEWKSPSCSRGTQCSKPTLSKRIDDCSKTDLHPPGSAQTSLATPQQSLDHQAEEWTFKSNMLPIDSDEIENWCEGVSHMLLSDAFVPVSDEIEENSTNLKMFDSSSPHENEEFSQSPSMRRKTPSGISDKMPPIDSTTYIPEIVSKESLPASQSKESPTTSTFHMTLRSPERCLKDQPHELKSPQAASTTPQRALTSKVKESVESPSRQHIGETSSVCRVQLERLSVEEIRAARSVLQPRHHSTPVTVKTTSRGNEATKVSSLALLGSRSPGFELQAGEETRVPSGYSPKIVLHRIPITPTSSPASLASQTSADGQSPQCSPSAGESAKDPVQVSQFFLDDIFTEVEDTD; from the exons ATGGAAGATGCAGTAGAAGAGCCTGAAGATGAAAGCTGCACAGATGCTGGAAATAAG TCCAAGATCCTTCGTCTTGCTGAGGAGCAGCTTCAGAAGCAGCCAGTTGTTGTTTTGGAGAGAACTCCTCCACG GTTTAAAGAGTCATACAACTCATCTGAATGTCAAGATGAGCCACAGTTCTCTAAAAGCCCACAATGCTCTCCTGGAAGACGGATGagagcagagaaggtcaagcgcAATCTGTCTGCTGCAGATGATGGTAGTGAAGTCCACGGTTGTGAAGAGGATCATAG GGAGAATCTCAATCCAGAAAGCGCAGCTCAGGAGGCGGCTTCTCAAAGCTCTTCCAGATGCTCTCCGAGACAGCAGACGAGAGCAGCAAAGGTCAAGCTCGATCTGGCTCTCTCAGAAAGAGAACAGCTGGACCAGTCTAAGACTAGATCAGATTCATCAGCAGAGGACATGAGCAGCACTGCCATCCCTGATCAGATGGTCAGCCAAGACTCTGAAGTGATGGACGCTGATCAGTGCATGGAGGAGGAG ggttttAATTTGCAGCATTTGCAGTCTTTGACTTCATCTGAAGTAAATG GTCAAATATTACTGAAAAGAGCAGTTGTGTCTGTGTCTCATGAAGAAGTACAGCGTTGCCTCAGGGTCCAAGCCCAAAGCACAGCCGAGGAATCAACAGCCTCTGAAGATCTGCAGGACACAACACCTGACAGACACCATCAG GTGGAAGAGAATAGAGAGGGTTTTGAGGAGCAGGGCTCTTCTAGTGTTACGGTCTCTCAAGAAGCAGAAATGGAGGCACACACTCCCTCAGTTTCTGCCCAGCAGAGCATTACTGCAACAAGGAGAAGAGTTTTGAAGCCCACACCAAGCCTGTGTCGGGTAGCACAGTCCAGCCGCAGACCTCTAAATATACAGACAATAGAAGCGAGTCAAA ATACTTCATCTTTAAAAGACGAAGTGAAGCTCGCACCTAATGAAAACATTAAGGAAGAGCACAGGGACTGTCCTGAAGAAGAGGACACACATactctttctccagaagagaacaGCCCTCATGATGTTAAG GATGATCTCAGAACCACAGCTGATGATTCTCCTTCCATATCATCAGTTG GAATCCCCAAAACAGTTGACAAACCAATGACTTGTAATACAGATGCACCTGAAAGAAGAACAGAGCTTGATGCGTCTCCAGCCCCAATGTCTGAGATTGCAGATCAAATCAGTGATCAAGAGGAACAGGATTCAGAGTTTGAGAGCACAGAGAGCACGATCAATGAGATGATGACGGAGATGAAAAGGATTATTCCAGTCAG CTTTTCCAGTGATGAAACACTCTGTCAGTTTGCAAAGCCCACTTCCAGCATAGAATGGGAacctcaggtcaccgtgagcccTCAACAAACCTCAGAGCCTAATGAAG ATTCCGCCGAGAAGCCAGATCATCAGAGCCCTGCGATAGCCCAGCACTGTGATTTAGATCAGGACAAAGAGCCTTTCTCTGGAGATGATAAGCTTGTGTCATCTGTGGTGGATTTGCGGGAATGTAAACAGGACGAGGAACTCCGGTGTCCTGTCCCACTGCTTAGCTCAACACAAACACCAGTCCCTGTGGTCAGCGCTGGCACAGAACTCAGAAAACAGAATA ACCAAGTTTTTAGTGATGCTTCATTGGTACCATTTGAACCACAGAGTCTGGATTCATCTTTTTCTGATCATCCCACCCAACATACCAACAACTTTTATGATACTGACAC GTTGACGTTTAGTGTGCCTGCAGCTGAAAACATCCAAATACCAGAGAAGCAGGATTCAGCAAAACAAGACGGCACAGAAGAGCAATCATCAGCTTCTGAG AACTGGAGTGTCCCTCTTGATGGGAATTCAAAAGCTGAAATCTCAAACTCATCTGGAGTGGAAACAGGTGCATCCG ATTACCAGACAGAGGAGCCCACCTTTATTTTGACTCTGTATGAGATTCCAACCTCTGAGCTGTTCAGTGAGGGAATCGGCAGTGAGCAGGACACACTGCCCTATGAACTACAGCCTGCACAAGTCCACACACCCTCACTGTTCAAAGGCAATTCACAATCTCCCTCCTTCGCAGAAGAGCCTTCTAG TGCATCTCTGCAGATGGCATCAGAAGAGCCAGAGAAACCATGTGAAAGTATTTCTCATGAGGATGATCCCCTGGTTCTTATTTCAAAGTATCCAGAAGATGCCAGTTCACAATTAATATCCTCACAGGAAAGCAGTTATGATGGTGTGAACTCTTTAATTAGTCCATCAGAGATGCTCTCCTCTAATTCTGCCACG CTTACAGATGTGTCAAAGTTGGATGTGATCCCAACAAAAACATTAGAAACCAAAGCTCCCGCTCAAAGGAGAA ACAAACTGAAGATCAAGCCAAAACTAAAGCCATGTGTGAAAGCTGGACCTTCAAGAAATGTCCAGTTGGACCCTGCAAGCAGTCAGAGTCTGCCATCATCCCTTGCCAAAGCTGAAACTGAGACCGAGTCCAAACAGAAAACATCTGCACAAGAAACTATTGATCCTAAAATCCACTCAAACTCTGAAGACAGTGAGCTGGGAGCCCATCCTGGACATGACAATGTAGTTTCAATAGCTACTGTGCCGATTTCTGAAGACATGACAGATGAGCATCCTCTCCGAATAGAAGATGGCCAGATGGACCAAGACCTTCCAGCG ATGCACAGTACAGTCATGGACGTGTCCAAGGATAAAACTGGTGATGGTGTGCATGAAGGTGTGTCACACATAGTGCTGGCTGACACCTTCATGCTCTCTTCAGGAGAAATGGACAGTGTTTTTAATGAGTTGGAAAGCCCCAATGAAAGTGAGCTTCaagaagaaagagagaaagcTGTCCTTGAAGTTAATGACCAA AAGGAAAAAATAGCAGATGATGCTGGAAAGCAGGATACTTGTCAAATGACATCAACATCTCAAGAGAAGTCTAAGCCTTTTAGCAGAG GCAAGTTGCCAGCAAAGCCTAAAATCCCAAAACAAACATCTCCTTATGAGGACTTCTCAAGTCAAGAGCAGTCTGATATTGGGTTTAATGATCCAGCCAAAGCTCAAATCATTTCACCAGAACCTCTAATTAAAGAAGAATTAGAAGAGAGAACGGAGCAAGAAGATGTGTCTGAGGAAGAATTAGACGCAAGGCCTGCCATAATGACTTTGTCTACTCAGGATCTCACATCATTCACATCTGAAAAATCATTAGCATG CAGTCATTCACCATCTGTGGAAATGAAAATAGAGGGAGGTCATGAAGATGTGACGCACACGGTGTTGTCTGATATATTTGTGCCGGTTTCTAATGAAACACAAGATGATGTTAATGTGGTGAGAGGATGTTCTGTCCAAAACGTCCACCAGATGGGTGAAGAGGAGAGACTGTCATATGAGAGAGTTTGCCACGTAGTGCTGACTGATATATTGAGAAGCCCTCGTCTGACAGAAAGACCTCAG GTGAGAGAGGAGGCACAGTCATCACATGTGGAATTGTCAGTATCAGCCGAGAGGAATAGGCCTGCTCAGGGGAAAG ACTCCCCCAACAGTGGTGAGAGATCACATTCTACGTTTCCATCAACCTTAAAGTCAGAACAAGATTCTACTCCAAAAACTGAATGCATCTCGGAAACAAAACTGGCATCCACACAATGTAGTGTTTTCACAAG TTCTGGCTTGCTGCCCATTGGCTCAGAGGGCTGTGAAGAGGCATGTGGTGGAGTTTCTCGCATGGTGCCCGCTGATGTTTTGGAGACTTTATTGAATGAGTCTACAGAGCAGAGCCTTCATAAAGAGGCCTCGTCAGCTGCTCTTCAAGAGAATGCAGCCAAA AAGTCAACCAGTACTGAGAGACAAGTACATACTGGGCCAGAAGAGGCAACTGCAAGTCAGTCTGTGTCAGTGGAATGGAAAAGTCCGTCCTGTAGTAGAG GCACACAGTGTTCTAAACCTACATTATCAAAAAGGATAGACGATTGTTCAAAAACTGACCTCCATCCACCTGGCTCTGCACAGACCTCTCTGGCTACACCTCAGCAGTCTCTGGACCATCAAGCTGAGGAATGGACCTTTAAAAGCAATATGCTGCCCATAGACTCAGATGAGATTGAGAACTGGTGTGAAGGAGTTTCCCACATGTTGCTGTCAGATGCATTTGTGCCTGTTTCTGACGAGATTGAGGAGAACAGCACAAACCTAAAAATGTTTGACTCAAGCAGTCCTCATGAGAATGAGGAATTTTCTCAAAGTCCATCAATGAGGAGGAAGACACCTTCAGGGATTTCAGATAAA ATGCCTCCAATAGACTCTACCACTTACATACCAGAGATTGTTTCAAAAGAGAGTCTGCCTGCATCACAATCCAAAGAATCACCAACAACAA GTACATTTCACATGACACTAAGATCACCTGAAAGATGCCTTAAAGATCAGCCTCATGAGCTGAAGTCTCCTCAGGCTGCCTCAACAACACCTCAGCGAGCTCTGACATCGAAAGTGAAGGAGTCAGTGGAGTCTCCATCAAGGCAACACATAGGAGAGACTTCAAGTGTGTGTAGAGTACAGTTAGAGAGGTTATCAGTGGAGGAAATCCGTGCTGCTCGAAGTGTCCTGCAGCCAAGGCATCACAGCACGCCTGTCACTGTGAAAACCACTTCTAGAGG AAATGAAGCGACTAAGGTATCATCTCTGGCTTTGCTTGGAAGCAGAAGTCCTGGTTTTGAATTGCAAGCTGGTGAAGAGACACGTGTACCATCAGGATACTCACCAAAGATTGTTCTTCACCGCATACCAATAACACCTACCTCGTCTCCAGCTAGCCTTGCCTCCCAAACATCAGCAGATGGGCAG TCTCCTCAATGCAGCCCTTCTGCTGGGGAATCTGCTAAGGATCCAGTTCAGGTGTCTCAGTTTTTCCTGGATGACATCTTCACTGAAGTTGAGGATACCGACTAA
- the LOC130229400 gene encoding uncharacterized protein LOC130229400 isoform X1 produces MEDAVEEPEDESCTDAGNKSKILRLAEEQLQKQPVVVLERTPPRFKESYNSSECQDEPQFSKSPQCSPGRRMRAEKVKRNLSAADDGSEVHGCEEDHRENLNPESAAQEAASQSSSRCSPRQQTRAAKVKLDLALSEREQLDQSKTRSDSSAEDMSSTAIPDQMVSQDSEVMDADQCMEEEGFNLQHLQSLTSSEVNGQILLKRAVVSVSHEEVQRCLRVQAQSTAEESTASEDLQDTTPDRHHQVEENREGFEEQGSSSVTVSQEAEMEAHTPSVSAQQSITATRRRVLKPTPSLCRVAQSSRRPLNIQTIEASQNTSSLKDEVKLAPNENIKEEHRDCPEEEDTHTLSPEENSPHDVKDDLRTTADDSPSISSVGIPKTVDKPMTCNTDAPERRTELDASPAPMSEIADQISDQEEQDSEFESTESTINEMMTEMKRIIPVSFSSDETLCQFAKPTSSIEWEPQVTVSPQQTSEPNEDSAEKPDHQSPAIAQHCDLDQDKEPFSGDDKLVSSVVDLRECKQDEELRCPVPLLSSTQTPVPVVSAGTELRKQNNQVFSDASLVPFEPQSLDSSFSDHPTQHTNNFYDTDTLTFSVPAAENIQIPEKQDSAKQDGTEEQSSASENWSVPLDGNSKAEISNSSGVETGASDYQTEEPTFILTLYEIPTSELFSEGIGSEQDTLPYELQPAQVHTPSLFKGNSQSPSFAEEPSSASLQMASEEPEKPCESISHEDDPLVLISKYPEDASSQLISSQESSYDGVNSLISPSEMLSSNSATLTDVSKLDVIPTKTLETKAPAQRRNKLKIKPKLKPCVKAGPSRNVQLDPASSQSLPSSLAKAETETESKQKTSAQETIDPKIHSNSEDSELGAHPGHDNVVSIATVPISEDMTDEHPLRIEDGQMDQDLPAMHSTVMDVSKDKTGDGVHEGVSHIVLADTFMLSSGEMDSVFNELESPNESELQEEREKAVLEVNDQKEKIADDAGKQDTCQMTSTSQEKSKPFSRGKLPAKPKIPKQTSPYEDFSSQEQSDIGFNDPAKAQIISPEPLIKEELEERTEQEDVSEEELDARPAIMTLSTQDLTSFTSEKSLACSHSPSVEMKIEGGHEDVTHTVLSDIFVPVSNETQDDVNVVRGCSVQNVHQMGEEERLSYERVCHVVLTDILRSPRLTERPQVREEAQSSHVELSVSAERNRPAQGKGKVLLNLTIPKMNIFPDSPNSGERSHSTFPSTLKSEQDSTPKTECISETKLASTQCSVFTSSGLLPIGSEGCEEACGGVSRMVPADVLETLLNESTEQSLHKEASSAALQENAAKKSTSTERQVHTGPEEATASQSVSVEWKSPSCSRGTQCSKPTLSKRIDDCSKTDLHPPGSAQTSLATPQQSLDHQAEEWTFKSNMLPIDSDEIENWCEGVSHMLLSDAFVPVSDEIEENSTNLKMFDSSSPHENEEFSQSPSMRRKTPSGISDKMPPIDSTTYIPEIVSKESLPASQSKESPTTSTFHMTLRSPERCLKDQPHELKSPQAASTTPQRALTSKVKESVESPSRQHIGETSSVCRVQLERLSVEEIRAARSVLQPRHHSTPVTVKTTSRGNEATKVSSLALLGSRSPGFELQAGEETRVPSGYSPKIVLHRIPITPTSSPASLASQTSADGQSPQCSPSAGESAKDPVQVSQFFLDDIFTEVEDTD; encoded by the exons ATGGAAGATGCAGTAGAAGAGCCTGAAGATGAAAGCTGCACAGATGCTGGAAATAAG TCCAAGATCCTTCGTCTTGCTGAGGAGCAGCTTCAGAAGCAGCCAGTTGTTGTTTTGGAGAGAACTCCTCCACG GTTTAAAGAGTCATACAACTCATCTGAATGTCAAGATGAGCCACAGTTCTCTAAAAGCCCACAATGCTCTCCTGGAAGACGGATGagagcagagaaggtcaagcgcAATCTGTCTGCTGCAGATGATGGTAGTGAAGTCCACGGTTGTGAAGAGGATCATAG GGAGAATCTCAATCCAGAAAGCGCAGCTCAGGAGGCGGCTTCTCAAAGCTCTTCCAGATGCTCTCCGAGACAGCAGACGAGAGCAGCAAAGGTCAAGCTCGATCTGGCTCTCTCAGAAAGAGAACAGCTGGACCAGTCTAAGACTAGATCAGATTCATCAGCAGAGGACATGAGCAGCACTGCCATCCCTGATCAGATGGTCAGCCAAGACTCTGAAGTGATGGACGCTGATCAGTGCATGGAGGAGGAG ggttttAATTTGCAGCATTTGCAGTCTTTGACTTCATCTGAAGTAAATG GTCAAATATTACTGAAAAGAGCAGTTGTGTCTGTGTCTCATGAAGAAGTACAGCGTTGCCTCAGGGTCCAAGCCCAAAGCACAGCCGAGGAATCAACAGCCTCTGAAGATCTGCAGGACACAACACCTGACAGACACCATCAG GTGGAAGAGAATAGAGAGGGTTTTGAGGAGCAGGGCTCTTCTAGTGTTACGGTCTCTCAAGAAGCAGAAATGGAGGCACACACTCCCTCAGTTTCTGCCCAGCAGAGCATTACTGCAACAAGGAGAAGAGTTTTGAAGCCCACACCAAGCCTGTGTCGGGTAGCACAGTCCAGCCGCAGACCTCTAAATATACAGACAATAGAAGCGAGTCAAA ATACTTCATCTTTAAAAGACGAAGTGAAGCTCGCACCTAATGAAAACATTAAGGAAGAGCACAGGGACTGTCCTGAAGAAGAGGACACACATactctttctccagaagagaacaGCCCTCATGATGTTAAG GATGATCTCAGAACCACAGCTGATGATTCTCCTTCCATATCATCAGTTG GAATCCCCAAAACAGTTGACAAACCAATGACTTGTAATACAGATGCACCTGAAAGAAGAACAGAGCTTGATGCGTCTCCAGCCCCAATGTCTGAGATTGCAGATCAAATCAGTGATCAAGAGGAACAGGATTCAGAGTTTGAGAGCACAGAGAGCACGATCAATGAGATGATGACGGAGATGAAAAGGATTATTCCAGTCAG CTTTTCCAGTGATGAAACACTCTGTCAGTTTGCAAAGCCCACTTCCAGCATAGAATGGGAacctcaggtcaccgtgagcccTCAACAAACCTCAGAGCCTAATGAAG ATTCCGCCGAGAAGCCAGATCATCAGAGCCCTGCGATAGCCCAGCACTGTGATTTAGATCAGGACAAAGAGCCTTTCTCTGGAGATGATAAGCTTGTGTCATCTGTGGTGGATTTGCGGGAATGTAAACAGGACGAGGAACTCCGGTGTCCTGTCCCACTGCTTAGCTCAACACAAACACCAGTCCCTGTGGTCAGCGCTGGCACAGAACTCAGAAAACAGAATA ACCAAGTTTTTAGTGATGCTTCATTGGTACCATTTGAACCACAGAGTCTGGATTCATCTTTTTCTGATCATCCCACCCAACATACCAACAACTTTTATGATACTGACAC GTTGACGTTTAGTGTGCCTGCAGCTGAAAACATCCAAATACCAGAGAAGCAGGATTCAGCAAAACAAGACGGCACAGAAGAGCAATCATCAGCTTCTGAG AACTGGAGTGTCCCTCTTGATGGGAATTCAAAAGCTGAAATCTCAAACTCATCTGGAGTGGAAACAGGTGCATCCG ATTACCAGACAGAGGAGCCCACCTTTATTTTGACTCTGTATGAGATTCCAACCTCTGAGCTGTTCAGTGAGGGAATCGGCAGTGAGCAGGACACACTGCCCTATGAACTACAGCCTGCACAAGTCCACACACCCTCACTGTTCAAAGGCAATTCACAATCTCCCTCCTTCGCAGAAGAGCCTTCTAG TGCATCTCTGCAGATGGCATCAGAAGAGCCAGAGAAACCATGTGAAAGTATTTCTCATGAGGATGATCCCCTGGTTCTTATTTCAAAGTATCCAGAAGATGCCAGTTCACAATTAATATCCTCACAGGAAAGCAGTTATGATGGTGTGAACTCTTTAATTAGTCCATCAGAGATGCTCTCCTCTAATTCTGCCACG CTTACAGATGTGTCAAAGTTGGATGTGATCCCAACAAAAACATTAGAAACCAAAGCTCCCGCTCAAAGGAGAA ACAAACTGAAGATCAAGCCAAAACTAAAGCCATGTGTGAAAGCTGGACCTTCAAGAAATGTCCAGTTGGACCCTGCAAGCAGTCAGAGTCTGCCATCATCCCTTGCCAAAGCTGAAACTGAGACCGAGTCCAAACAGAAAACATCTGCACAAGAAACTATTGATCCTAAAATCCACTCAAACTCTGAAGACAGTGAGCTGGGAGCCCATCCTGGACATGACAATGTAGTTTCAATAGCTACTGTGCCGATTTCTGAAGACATGACAGATGAGCATCCTCTCCGAATAGAAGATGGCCAGATGGACCAAGACCTTCCAGCG ATGCACAGTACAGTCATGGACGTGTCCAAGGATAAAACTGGTGATGGTGTGCATGAAGGTGTGTCACACATAGTGCTGGCTGACACCTTCATGCTCTCTTCAGGAGAAATGGACAGTGTTTTTAATGAGTTGGAAAGCCCCAATGAAAGTGAGCTTCaagaagaaagagagaaagcTGTCCTTGAAGTTAATGACCAA AAGGAAAAAATAGCAGATGATGCTGGAAAGCAGGATACTTGTCAAATGACATCAACATCTCAAGAGAAGTCTAAGCCTTTTAGCAGAG GCAAGTTGCCAGCAAAGCCTAAAATCCCAAAACAAACATCTCCTTATGAGGACTTCTCAAGTCAAGAGCAGTCTGATATTGGGTTTAATGATCCAGCCAAAGCTCAAATCATTTCACCAGAACCTCTAATTAAAGAAGAATTAGAAGAGAGAACGGAGCAAGAAGATGTGTCTGAGGAAGAATTAGACGCAAGGCCTGCCATAATGACTTTGTCTACTCAGGATCTCACATCATTCACATCTGAAAAATCATTAGCATG CAGTCATTCACCATCTGTGGAAATGAAAATAGAGGGAGGTCATGAAGATGTGACGCACACGGTGTTGTCTGATATATTTGTGCCGGTTTCTAATGAAACACAAGATGATGTTAATGTGGTGAGAGGATGTTCTGTCCAAAACGTCCACCAGATGGGTGAAGAGGAGAGACTGTCATATGAGAGAGTTTGCCACGTAGTGCTGACTGATATATTGAGAAGCCCTCGTCTGACAGAAAGACCTCAG GTGAGAGAGGAGGCACAGTCATCACATGTGGAATTGTCAGTATCAGCCGAGAGGAATAGGCCTGCTCAGGGGAAAG GCAAGGTTTTGCTAAATCTGACAAttcccaaaatgaacattttcccaGACTCCCCCAACAGTGGTGAGAGATCACATTCTACGTTTCCATCAACCTTAAAGTCAGAACAAGATTCTACTCCAAAAACTGAATGCATCTCGGAAACAAAACTGGCATCCACACAATGTAGTGTTTTCACAAG TTCTGGCTTGCTGCCCATTGGCTCAGAGGGCTGTGAAGAGGCATGTGGTGGAGTTTCTCGCATGGTGCCCGCTGATGTTTTGGAGACTTTATTGAATGAGTCTACAGAGCAGAGCCTTCATAAAGAGGCCTCGTCAGCTGCTCTTCAAGAGAATGCAGCCAAA AAGTCAACCAGTACTGAGAGACAAGTACATACTGGGCCAGAAGAGGCAACTGCAAGTCAGTCTGTGTCAGTGGAATGGAAAAGTCCGTCCTGTAGTAGAG GCACACAGTGTTCTAAACCTACATTATCAAAAAGGATAGACGATTGTTCAAAAACTGACCTCCATCCACCTGGCTCTGCACAGACCTCTCTGGCTACACCTCAGCAGTCTCTGGACCATCAAGCTGAGGAATGGACCTTTAAAAGCAATATGCTGCCCATAGACTCAGATGAGATTGAGAACTGGTGTGAAGGAGTTTCCCACATGTTGCTGTCAGATGCATTTGTGCCTGTTTCTGACGAGATTGAGGAGAACAGCACAAACCTAAAAATGTTTGACTCAAGCAGTCCTCATGAGAATGAGGAATTTTCTCAAAGTCCATCAATGAGGAGGAAGACACCTTCAGGGATTTCAGATAAA ATGCCTCCAATAGACTCTACCACTTACATACCAGAGATTGTTTCAAAAGAGAGTCTGCCTGCATCACAATCCAAAGAATCACCAACAACAA GTACATTTCACATGACACTAAGATCACCTGAAAGATGCCTTAAAGATCAGCCTCATGAGCTGAAGTCTCCTCAGGCTGCCTCAACAACACCTCAGCGAGCTCTGACATCGAAAGTGAAGGAGTCAGTGGAGTCTCCATCAAGGCAACACATAGGAGAGACTTCAAGTGTGTGTAGAGTACAGTTAGAGAGGTTATCAGTGGAGGAAATCCGTGCTGCTCGAAGTGTCCTGCAGCCAAGGCATCACAGCACGCCTGTCACTGTGAAAACCACTTCTAGAGG AAATGAAGCGACTAAGGTATCATCTCTGGCTTTGCTTGGAAGCAGAAGTCCTGGTTTTGAATTGCAAGCTGGTGAAGAGACACGTGTACCATCAGGATACTCACCAAAGATTGTTCTTCACCGCATACCAATAACACCTACCTCGTCTCCAGCTAGCCTTGCCTCCCAAACATCAGCAGATGGGCAG TCTCCTCAATGCAGCCCTTCTGCTGGGGAATCTGCTAAGGATCCAGTTCAGGTGTCTCAGTTTTTCCTGGATGACATCTTCACTGAAGTTGAGGATACCGACTAA